In Terriglobales bacterium, one genomic interval encodes:
- a CDS encoding glycoside hydrolase family 57 protein, with product MPTLGVAILWHMHQPFYKDLVSGEYRLPWVRMHALKDYYGMVKLLDEFPNVHQTFNLVPSLVAQIEDYVAGTARDPFLNIAIKPAAELEPQERRFALDYLFYANPTQMIGRYPRYRELWELFRGAGQESARAERLFQTQDFTDLQVLSQLAWFDEFFLEQPDVAAVVKKGRKFSRDDQEFVTAKQREILASVLPAYAAAAKRGGIEISTSPFYHPILPLLCDTDQGAVSHPGLPLPECPYRHPEDAREQLLRGLDQSERVFGVRPRGVWPSEGSVSEQVVEIAAKCGVQWMATDEGVLGRTLHFNFARDAHGQLDAGGAERLYAPYLYEKGATRMNLVFRDHALSDLIGFVYSGMNAKDAAHHLIQNIKAAAEPVLQQGSDALVPVILDGENAWEYYPRSGREFLRRVYDALQHDPEIEAVTVSEAIERHRDVPRLRSLVPGSWINANFDVWIGAPEDNKSWDYLAAARAFFAQAAPMAAEEKRRLAFEEILIAEGSDWNWWYGPEHHSANDRDFDELYRKHLSNIYQTLGAAPPVYLAQPISRGAARPLFAPQTAYIHPRVQAGFKRYFDWIGAAMYSADRHAGAMHGKVFLLDAIYAGIDDDNLYGRLDFIAGVPEDEFDLVVTCDRTDPAAKAEAVGPGGTRKSMSGAVSPSLRLEAHVAQRKIRAWRLHPSDSNTDIAGSDGTHNNAVRVTLDKNLEFQIPLAMVGARLGHTLRLRFSIWRDRLPLDALPVEGTMDLPIVTEEEMSAGAMNYSASS from the coding sequence ATGCCTACACTTGGCGTCGCCATCCTCTGGCACATGCACCAGCCCTTCTACAAGGACCTGGTAAGCGGAGAGTATCGCCTGCCCTGGGTGCGAATGCATGCGTTGAAGGACTATTACGGCATGGTGAAGCTGCTGGACGAGTTTCCCAATGTCCATCAGACCTTCAACCTGGTGCCGTCTTTGGTCGCGCAGATTGAGGACTATGTTGCCGGCACAGCCCGCGATCCCTTCCTGAACATCGCCATCAAGCCGGCGGCGGAACTGGAACCGCAGGAGCGCCGGTTCGCCCTCGACTACCTGTTTTATGCCAACCCGACGCAGATGATCGGACGCTACCCGCGTTATCGCGAACTGTGGGAGTTGTTCCGCGGCGCGGGGCAGGAGTCAGCGCGCGCCGAGCGGCTTTTCCAAACGCAGGATTTCACTGACCTGCAGGTGCTCTCGCAACTGGCGTGGTTCGATGAATTCTTTCTCGAGCAGCCGGATGTGGCGGCAGTCGTCAAGAAGGGACGGAAGTTTTCGCGGGACGACCAGGAGTTCGTCACCGCCAAGCAGCGCGAAATCCTTGCCTCGGTGCTGCCCGCTTATGCGGCGGCGGCCAAGCGCGGCGGAATCGAGATCTCCACTTCGCCGTTCTACCATCCCATCCTGCCGCTGCTCTGCGACACCGACCAGGGCGCTGTCTCGCACCCCGGGCTGCCCCTGCCGGAATGCCCGTACCGCCACCCGGAGGACGCGCGCGAGCAACTGCTGCGTGGCCTCGATCAGAGCGAGCGTGTCTTTGGCGTTCGGCCGCGCGGGGTGTGGCCGTCGGAAGGCAGCGTCTCCGAGCAGGTGGTAGAGATCGCCGCCAAGTGCGGGGTCCAGTGGATGGCGACGGATGAAGGCGTGCTCGGCCGCACGCTCCACTTCAACTTCGCGCGCGACGCCCACGGCCAGCTCGACGCCGGCGGCGCCGAACGTCTCTACGCGCCCTACCTTTACGAGAAGGGCGCGACCAGGATGAACCTGGTCTTCCGCGATCACGCCTTGTCCGACCTGATCGGGTTCGTGTACTCGGGCATGAATGCGAAGGACGCGGCCCATCACTTGATACAAAACATCAAGGCGGCCGCCGAGCCCGTGCTGCAGCAGGGAAGCGATGCGCTGGTGCCGGTAATCCTCGATGGCGAGAACGCCTGGGAGTACTACCCGCGCTCAGGACGCGAATTCCTGCGCCGCGTCTACGACGCGCTGCAGCATGACCCCGAAATCGAGGCGGTCACGGTGAGCGAGGCCATCGAGCGTCATCGTGACGTGCCGCGGCTCCGTTCGCTGGTGCCGGGATCGTGGATTAACGCCAACTTCGATGTCTGGATCGGCGCGCCTGAGGACAACAAATCCTGGGATTACCTGGCTGCGGCGCGCGCCTTCTTTGCCCAGGCTGCGCCCATGGCGGCGGAGGAAAAGCGGCGGCTGGCATTCGAGGAAATCCTGATCGCCGAGGGAAGCGACTGGAACTGGTGGTACGGGCCGGAGCATCATTCCGCCAACGACCGCGACTTTGATGAACTCTATCGCAAGCACCTGTCCAACATTTATCAAACCCTGGGCGCCGCGCCCCCGGTGTACCTGGCACAGCCGATATCGAGGGGAGCGGCTCGCCCGCTTTTTGCGCCACAGACCGCCTACATCCACCCGCGGGTGCAAGCCGGCTTCAAACGCTACTTCGACTGGATCGGCGCGGCCATGTACAGCGCCGATCGCCACGCCGGCGCGATGCACGGAAAGGTTTTTCTCCTCGACGCGATTTACGCCGGCATCGATGACGACAATCTCTATGGACGGCTGGATTTCATTGCCGGAGTTCCGGAAGATGAGTTTGACCTGGTTGTGACCTGCGATCGCACCGATCCCGCCGCCAAAGCCGAAGCCGTGGGGCCGGGCGGGACACGAAAGTCGATGAGCGGCGCCGTTTCACCCTCGCTGCGGCTGGAAGCGCATGTGGCGCAGCGCAAGATCCGAGCATGGCGCCTGCACCCTTCCGACTCGAACACAGACATTGCCGGCTCCGACGGGACGCACAACAACGCCGTCCGGGTCACGTTGGACAAGAATCTCGAATTCCAAATTCCGCTGGCCATGGTCGGCGCGCGCCTGGGCCACACCCTTCGGCTGCGTTTCAGCATCTGGCGCGACCGGCTACCGCTGGATGCTCTGCCGGTGGAAGGAACAATGGACCTGCCGATCGTGACGGAAGAGGAGATGTCGGCCGGCGCCATGAACTACAGCGCCTCCAGTTAG
- a CDS encoding cupredoxin domain-containing protein, with product MSPRRILITMLVALAVFALAPRGTRAQDPKVINITAKRFEFSPNQITLKKGEPVKLMLTSADVTHGFFLKPLKIDEIIEPGKTTEVNLTPQTAGTYLLICDHFCGVNHAAMNMKIVVE from the coding sequence ATGTCGCCCCGCCGAATTCTAATCACGATGCTTGTCGCACTGGCTGTGTTCGCGCTCGCCCCGCGTGGCACCCGGGCCCAGGATCCCAAGGTCATCAACATTACCGCCAAGCGTTTTGAGTTCAGTCCTAACCAGATCACCCTGAAAAAGGGCGAGCCGGTCAAACTGATGCTGACCAGCGCCGACGTCACCCACGGCTTCTTTCTCAAGCCGCTGAAGATTGACGAAATCATCGAGCCCGGCAAGACCACCGAGGTCAATCTGACCCCGCAGACGGCCGGCACTTACCTGCTCATCTGCGACCACTTCTGCGGTGTGAATCACGCCGCGATGAACATGAAGATCGTTGTGGAGTAG
- a CDS encoding zf-HC2 domain-containing protein, which produces MKDIMNCEVWQGKLDAYADAELPPETMRSMAEHLSGCPVCTAEMVQIMQQKKITAMAGKRYSPAPEFRARVLRGIAPPRRGWQWAFALATAVAAVVVIGLGLAIVLPARTAARNQLIAGVVDRHVTALASASPVDVISTDRHTVKPWFQGKLPFTFNLPELAGSPYTLVGGRMVFVRGEAGAHLICDVRKHHMSVLIFEDRGDFARLLPASEEPEHARSFNVETWSQAGLRYFVVSDASADDVSGLAGLLKQAN; this is translated from the coding sequence ATGAAAGACATTATGAATTGCGAAGTGTGGCAAGGAAAACTCGACGCGTATGCCGACGCGGAGCTTCCTCCGGAGACCATGCGGTCCATGGCGGAGCATTTGTCCGGCTGCCCGGTCTGCACGGCAGAGATGGTGCAGATCATGCAGCAAAAAAAGATTACGGCGATGGCCGGAAAGCGGTACAGCCCGGCGCCGGAGTTCCGCGCGCGCGTGCTGCGCGGCATCGCCCCTCCACGCCGCGGGTGGCAGTGGGCATTCGCATTGGCGACCGCAGTGGCGGCGGTCGTGGTCATCGGTTTGGGATTGGCCATCGTGCTTCCGGCGCGGACGGCGGCGCGTAATCAGCTGATCGCGGGAGTGGTGGATCGTCACGTCACCGCCCTGGCAAGCGCGTCGCCGGTGGACGTGATTTCGACCGACCGGCACACCGTGAAACCTTGGTTCCAGGGAAAGCTGCCATTCACCTTCAATTTGCCGGAGCTGGCCGGTTCACCGTACACGCTGGTCGGCGGGCGGATGGTGTTTGTCCGCGGTGAAGCGGGCGCGCACTTGATATGCGACGTTCGTAAGCACCACATGTCGGTGCTGATTTTCGAGGACCGCGGCGATTTTGCGCGGCTGCTGCCGGCGTCGGAAGAGCCGGAGCACGCGCGTTCCTTCAACGTCGAGACTTGGAGTCAAGCCGGCCTGCGCTATTTCGTGGTCAGCGACGCGTCGGCCGACGATGTCAGCGGCCTGGCGGGACTGCTGAAGCAGGCGAATTAA
- the lptF gene encoding LPS export ABC transporter permease LptF, with product MRILTRYILREVLSHALIGAAVFTFVIFLRDLERILEVVVRNSAPLPSVAEIFFLTLPGALTVTIPMAVLVGILIGLSRLAADSEITAMRASGVGPGAFVRILAIFVSIAWVLALVNNVFVAPRSATALARLQNRLKSSQVSFEIQPRVFYEDFKNLVLYVQDASSGEGAALWKGVFVADISNSSAPKITLARKGIAVSEGVDKLRLHLENGSEHETVPRQPDQYAISTFNETDVPIQLPVVQNPATAVTPAAEMSTSELLQRARANGPQSRAYDIEFHRRLALPTACIVLALVGIPLGLSAKKGGKSTGFVLTIGLVFIYYFLSLAGMSMARQGKISAGPGLWLGNFVFFVGGLFLLWRSERVQVDYFNVRNLWAMLLRIFKAHVPAGARRGEGGAFERAANRKRVFSARFPLILDDYILRDFFVYLGMILSTFLMLLLVFTFFELLGDIVRNRVPLVLVGQYLVNVTPYFIYNSTHISVLLAVLVTFGLMQKANEITAMKATGISIYRVILPVVIIAAVLATGLFFFENLYLPHANKRQDALRNQIKGKPAQTYLRPDRKWIFGQHSDIYYYEFFDADANRFGSVSIFEFDPKTFELTKRIYATRAHWSETLQKWVFEQGWTRSFRGSAIEEFQPFDVETFAELREPPGYFKKEVKQSSEMNYAELKSYIHDLQQSGFDVVRLRVQLQKKFAFPIITFVMAVLAVPFALSAGRRGALAGVATAIGIAAVYFVISGLFEAMGNTNQLPPTLAAWSPDVLFALAGGYMILKVPT from the coding sequence ATGCGCATCCTGACCCGCTACATCTTGCGCGAAGTGCTCTCGCACGCGCTCATCGGCGCGGCCGTCTTCACCTTCGTTATATTCCTGCGGGACCTGGAGCGCATCCTGGAAGTGGTGGTGCGCAACAGCGCGCCCCTGCCCAGTGTTGCCGAAATCTTTTTTCTCACCCTGCCGGGAGCGCTTACGGTCACCATTCCCATGGCGGTCCTGGTCGGAATCCTGATCGGTCTCAGCCGCCTGGCCGCCGACAGCGAGATCACCGCCATGCGCGCCAGCGGCGTCGGTCCCGGCGCGTTCGTTCGCATCCTGGCCATCTTCGTGAGTATTGCCTGGGTACTGGCGCTGGTGAACAATGTGTTCGTCGCCCCGCGCTCGGCGACCGCCCTGGCGCGCCTGCAAAATCGGCTCAAGAGCAGCCAGGTATCGTTTGAAATCCAGCCCCGCGTGTTCTACGAAGACTTTAAGAACCTGGTGCTCTACGTCCAGGACGCCAGCAGCGGCGAAGGCGCAGCGCTGTGGAAGGGCGTATTCGTCGCCGATATCAGCAACTCTTCCGCGCCGAAGATTACCCTGGCGCGCAAGGGCATCGCCGTCAGCGAAGGCGTCGACAAGCTGCGGCTGCACTTGGAGAACGGATCGGAGCACGAAACCGTTCCGCGTCAACCGGACCAGTACGCCATTTCCACCTTCAACGAGACCGACGTCCCGATCCAGCTTCCGGTGGTGCAAAATCCCGCCACGGCGGTCACGCCTGCGGCCGAGATGAGCACGTCGGAGTTGTTGCAACGCGCGCGCGCCAACGGACCGCAGAGCCGCGCCTACGACATCGAGTTTCACCGCCGCCTGGCCTTGCCCACTGCCTGCATTGTGCTGGCGCTGGTTGGCATCCCGCTGGGACTGTCCGCCAAGAAGGGCGGCAAGAGCACCGGCTTTGTGCTCACCATCGGGCTGGTCTTCATTTATTACTTCTTGTCGCTAGCCGGAATGTCGATGGCGCGGCAGGGCAAGATCTCCGCCGGACCAGGTTTATGGCTGGGCAATTTCGTTTTCTTTGTCGGCGGTCTCTTTCTGCTGTGGCGGTCCGAGCGCGTGCAGGTGGATTACTTTAACGTGCGCAATCTCTGGGCCATGCTGCTTCGTATCTTCAAGGCACATGTCCCGGCAGGCGCCCGGCGCGGCGAGGGCGGGGCCTTCGAGCGCGCGGCCAACCGCAAGCGCGTCTTCAGCGCGCGCTTTCCTCTCATCCTTGACGACTATATCCTGCGCGACTTCTTCGTTTACCTGGGCATGATCCTGAGCACGTTCCTGATGCTCCTGCTCGTCTTCACCTTCTTCGAGCTGCTCGGTGACATCGTGCGCAATCGCGTCCCGCTGGTGCTGGTTGGGCAATACCTGGTGAATGTGACCCCGTACTTCATCTACAACAGCACCCACATTAGCGTGCTGCTCGCCGTGCTGGTGACCTTTGGCCTGATGCAGAAGGCCAATGAGATCACCGCCATGAAGGCCACCGGGATCAGTATCTATCGCGTGATCCTGCCGGTGGTGATCATCGCGGCCGTCCTCGCCACAGGGCTCTTCTTTTTCGAGAACCTCTACCTTCCCCACGCCAATAAGCGGCAGGACGCGTTGCGCAACCAGATCAAGGGCAAGCCCGCGCAGACCTACCTGCGCCCCGACCGCAAGTGGATTTTCGGCCAGCATTCCGACATTTATTACTACGAATTTTTCGACGCCGACGCCAATCGCTTCGGCAGTGTCTCCATCTTCGAGTTCGATCCCAAGACTTTCGAACTGACCAAGCGCATCTATGCCACCCGCGCGCACTGGTCTGAGACTCTGCAAAAATGGGTTTTCGAGCAAGGATGGACACGCTCCTTCCGCGGCTCCGCCATCGAGGAATTTCAACCGTTCGACGTCGAAACTTTTGCCGAACTCCGCGAGCCTCCCGGCTATTTCAAGAAGGAAGTGAAACAGTCTTCGGAGATGAATTATGCGGAGCTGAAAAGCTACATCCACGACCTGCAACAGAGCGGATTCGATGTCGTCAGGCTGCGGGTGCAGTTGCAGAAGAAATTCGCTTTCCCGATTATCACCTTCGTCATGGCGGTGCTGGCGGTGCCGTTTGCACTCTCCGCCGGACGCCGAGGCGCGCTGGCCGGAGTGGCCACTGCCATCGGCATTGCCGCCGTTTACTTCGTTATCTCGGGATTGTTCGAGGCGATGGGCAACACCAACCAGCTTCCGCCCACGCTGGCGGCCTGGTCGCCCGACGTGCTCTTCGCCCTGGCGGGCGGGTACATGATCTTGAAGGTACCGACTTAG
- a CDS encoding cytochrome c, producing the protein MLWPITSGRRTLARVGLGRGLGFLIGATFLLVLTACSVRAPGSTETAIMTSVKRRLTVGGAKDPNPVPATPENIHRGQQAFSSYCAACHGLDGQTTGVPFAAAMSPPIPELNSPAVQAYTDGQLKWVINNGLSPSGMPAAKGILRDEEMWEIVTYLRHLPAKGSLGEPAMYSGDPAPKR; encoded by the coding sequence GTGCTCTGGCCTATTACAAGCGGGCGGCGCACCCTGGCCCGGGTTGGGCTAGGGAGGGGATTGGGTTTCCTGATCGGCGCGACGTTCTTGCTGGTGCTCACCGCCTGCAGCGTGCGCGCGCCGGGCAGCACCGAGACGGCAATCATGACATCGGTCAAGCGACGCCTGACTGTCGGCGGCGCCAAGGATCCAAACCCCGTGCCTGCGACTCCGGAAAATATCCACCGCGGCCAACAGGCGTTTTCGTCGTACTGCGCCGCTTGCCATGGACTCGATGGCCAGACTACCGGCGTTCCCTTTGCCGCCGCCATGTCACCGCCTATCCCGGAATTGAATTCCCCCGCGGTGCAGGCATATACCGACGGGCAGCTCAAGTGGGTCATTAACAATGGGCTCAGCCCGTCGGGAATGCCGGCGGCCAAAGGCATCCTGCGCGACGAGGAGATGTGGGAAATTGTCACCTACCTGCGCCACCTTCCGGCTAAGGGCAGCCTGGGCGAACCCGCGATGTACAGCGGCGATCCGGCCCCGAAACGATAG
- a CDS encoding metallophosphoesterase, giving the protein MKDVDRRSFLRISGAALGIGVLYQVAPIATAEAAETFRMLGRNNGEAITPFSFVQLSDAHVGFNGPPDPLGTKAFERAVEMVNALPHQPDLVLFTGDLTHDSEDKDVHAKRMKDFREIAGRLTAKKLMCVPGEHDAGLDGGALFRENYGPTNYSFDHRGIHFIALDNVSRAKPEVGSEQIAWMKKDLARFPKSAPIVVFTHRPLFDLKPEWEWFTSDGDDVMNALAGYENVTVLYGHIHRDDEHEVGHAHHYAARSLIFAFPEPTAPVKKPYPFDKDAPFKNLGIRVVNAAPKQPITVRDVELTLREYSGLNGIQQVLKNPTL; this is encoded by the coding sequence ATGAAAGACGTCGACCGCCGCTCGTTTCTAAGGATTTCAGGCGCCGCGCTCGGCATCGGCGTGCTCTACCAGGTGGCGCCGATCGCCACCGCCGAGGCTGCCGAGACCTTTCGCATGTTGGGACGCAACAATGGCGAAGCGATTACACCTTTTTCTTTCGTTCAATTGAGCGATGCGCACGTGGGCTTTAACGGCCCTCCCGACCCGCTCGGCACCAAGGCTTTCGAGCGTGCCGTCGAGATGGTCAATGCCCTGCCGCACCAGCCTGACCTCGTGCTCTTCACCGGCGACCTGACTCACGACAGCGAGGACAAGGATGTTCACGCCAAGCGCATGAAGGACTTTCGCGAGATTGCCGGGCGCCTCACGGCCAAGAAACTCATGTGCGTGCCCGGCGAGCATGATGCCGGCCTGGACGGCGGTGCGCTCTTCCGCGAAAACTACGGGCCCACCAACTACTCTTTCGATCACCGCGGCATTCACTTCATCGCGCTCGACAACGTTTCTCGCGCCAAGCCCGAAGTTGGCTCCGAGCAGATCGCCTGGATGAAAAAAGACCTGGCGCGCTTCCCGAAATCCGCGCCCATCGTGGTGTTCACCCATCGGCCGCTGTTTGACCTTAAGCCGGAGTGGGAGTGGTTCACCAGCGATGGCGACGACGTCATGAACGCGCTCGCCGGCTATGAGAATGTCACCGTGCTCTACGGGCACATTCACCGCGATGACGAGCACGAGGTCGGCCACGCTCATCACTATGCCGCGCGCTCGCTCATCTTCGCTTTTCCGGAGCCCACAGCCCCAGTCAAGAAGCCTTATCCGTTCGACAAGGATGCGCCCTTCAAGAACCTCGGTATCCGCGTGGTAAACGCCGCTCCCAAGCAGCCCATTACCGTCCGCGATGTGGAGCTTACCCTGCGCGAATATTCCGGGTTGAACGGCATCCAGCAGGTTCTGAAAAACCCAACGTTATAG
- a CDS encoding sigma-70 family RNA polymerase sigma factor, with product MWKLRNPGNNSEFEALALPLFESLYNFAHWLAQDRHDAEDLVQETYAKALRGFASFQLGTNFRAWMFKILRNTFLTSRSGLASTNTEPLEPGDEDRLLPVSSHTPETVVITNDLGEALQGAIEALPVPFREVLLLADVEEMSYQEIAEALTIPIGTVMSRLARARKAARQKLVESGYEQRKGRASRG from the coding sequence ATGTGGAAGTTGCGGAACCCAGGAAACAACTCGGAGTTCGAAGCGCTCGCCCTGCCGCTATTCGAGTCGCTGTATAACTTCGCGCACTGGCTGGCGCAGGACCGGCATGATGCCGAGGACCTGGTGCAGGAGACCTACGCCAAGGCGCTGAGAGGCTTCGCTTCCTTCCAGCTGGGAACGAATTTTCGGGCCTGGATGTTCAAGATCCTGCGCAACACGTTCCTGACCTCGCGCAGCGGCCTGGCGAGCACGAACACGGAGCCGCTGGAACCCGGCGATGAGGACCGGTTGCTGCCGGTTTCGTCGCATACGCCGGAGACGGTGGTCATCACCAACGATCTCGGCGAGGCGCTGCAAGGGGCCATCGAGGCGCTGCCGGTGCCGTTCCGTGAAGTGCTGCTGCTGGCTGACGTGGAAGAAATGTCGTACCAGGAAATTGCCGAAGCATTGACCATACCGATCGGGACGGTGATGTCGCGCCTGGCCCGGGCGCGCAAGGCGGCGCGGCAGAAGTTGGTCGAATCCGGCTACGAGCAGCGGAAAGGACGAGCGAGCCGGGGATGA